CTACCGAGAGTTCTTCGGGAAAAGAGCGCTTCTTGTGGACCAACCCCACCAGTCGCAGCACGCGGGTGACGCGATTCTCCCACTCAGCTTTGGGCACCCCCAGCACCCGCAAGGCGAACAGCAAGTTGTCCTCGACGGTCTGGTCCTTCAAGAGGCGGTGGTCTTGGAACACCACCCCGATCTTGCGCCGGTGCAGGGCGATGCGGTCGCCGCGTAGGGCCCTGAGGTTTTCCCCGCCGAAGTAGATAGCTCCACTGGTGGGCTCGAGCCGCTTCAACAATAGCGAAAGCAGGCTGGACTTCCCCGCCCCCGAGTGACCGACCAAGAAGCAAAACTCCCCCTTTTTGATCTCGA
The window above is part of the Calidithermus timidus DSM 17022 genome. Proteins encoded here:
- the ftsE gene encoding cell division ATP-binding protein FtsE yields the protein MIGFHRVTLEYARTQTKALYDISFEIKKGEFCFLVGHSGAGKSSLLSLLLKRLEPTSGAIYFGGENLRALRGDRIALHRRKIGVVFQDHRLLKDQTVEDNLLFALRVLGVPKAEWENRVTRVLRLVGLVHKKRSFPEELSVGESQRVAIARAIVGDPPVVLADEPTGNLDLTNAIMVLEILKSIHARGATVIVATHSRELVEAYPQRVLVLKAGQLVRDDRSGKYSLS